From a region of the Prevotella melaninogenica genome:
- the gmk gene encoding guanylate kinase: MVTTKNTTSNIQDSACGRLLILSAPSGAGKSTIVQWLMKEHPELKLAFSISCTTRAPRGTEQDGVEYIFLSPEQFKEKIANGEFLEYEEVYEDRFYGTLKSQVESQSAAGQNVIFDVDVKGGCNIKKFYGDRALSLFIQPPSVEELRRRLVGRQTDSAEAIENRLAKASEELTFAEKFDKIIVNDDLEKAKQETYKVVKAFLEG, from the coding sequence ATGGTAACAACAAAAAACACCACATCAAATATTCAAGATTCTGCCTGCGGCAGATTACTCATCCTCTCAGCTCCTTCTGGTGCAGGTAAGAGTACCATCGTTCAGTGGTTAATGAAAGAACATCCGGAACTAAAGTTGGCTTTTTCTATTAGTTGTACTACCCGTGCACCACGTGGTACGGAGCAGGATGGTGTAGAATATATCTTCCTTTCACCTGAACAGTTCAAAGAGAAGATTGCTAATGGAGAGTTCCTTGAGTATGAAGAGGTTTACGAGGACCGCTTTTATGGCACGTTAAAATCACAGGTAGAGAGCCAGTCTGCAGCAGGCCAGAACGTTATCTTTGATGTAGATGTGAAGGGTGGATGTAATATTAAAAAGTTCTATGGTGACCGTGCTTTAAGTCTTTTCATCCAACCTCCATCAGTAGAAGAACTACGTCGTCGCCTTGTTGGTAGACAAACTGATAGTGCAGAGGCTATTGAAAACCGCCTTGCTAAGGCTTCAGAGGAGCTTACCTTTGCTGAAAAATTCGATAAGATAATCGTAAATGACGATCTTGAGAAAGCAAAGCAAGAGACTTATAAGGTTGTAAAGGCGTTCTTAGAGGGATAA
- the nadD gene encoding nicotinate (nicotinamide) nucleotide adenylyltransferase, with protein MKPSSHFTPISTPLPSEGSGEASIGIFGGSFNPIHNGHIALAKAFLEKENLDEVWFMVSPQNPFKVNQQLLADHLRLDLVRKATADSPHFKASDYEFQLPKPSYTWNTLQHLSHDFPTHRFTLLVGGDNWEAFDRWYHAEDILAHYPIVVYPRHNQRISETSLPHGVTILQTPFIDISSTDIRQRVNQGKTIDSLVPSAIISDVQRLY; from the coding sequence ATGAAACCATCATCTCACTTCACTCCTATTAGCACTCCCCTCCCTTCGGAGGGGTCGGGGGAGGCTTCCATCGGCATCTTTGGCGGTTCCTTCAATCCCATTCACAACGGACATATAGCCCTTGCCAAAGCCTTTCTTGAAAAAGAAAACTTAGACGAGGTATGGTTTATGGTATCACCACAAAATCCTTTCAAGGTAAACCAACAACTTTTAGCTGACCACCTTCGATTGGACTTAGTACGTAAAGCGACCGCTGATAGCCCACATTTTAAGGCTTCGGACTATGAGTTCCAACTGCCGAAACCTTCTTATACTTGGAATACCCTACAGCATCTCAGCCATGACTTCCCCACTCATCGCTTCACACTTCTCGTTGGTGGTGACAATTGGGAGGCCTTCGACCGATGGTATCATGCAGAGGATATCCTCGCCCACTACCCTATCGTGGTCTATCCACGACATAACCAAAGAATCTCAGAAACTTCACTGCCCCATGGTGTCACTATTCTTCAAACACCTTTTATTGATATCAGCAGTACAGATATACGCCAACGAGTAAACCAAGGAAAAACTATTGATAGCCTGGTACCTTCGGCTATCATCTCTGATGTTCAACGCTTATATTAA
- a CDS encoding NAD-dependent epimerase/dehydratase family protein, with protein sequence MKERILKEDISYFADTFPFSAALEGKTIAVTGATGLLGACMVRCLLALHTEKGINLHVVAVVRNVQKAERMFGEESDEISYYSYDFSCVEPFTPTKKIDYLFHFAAPTASKDFIEHPVETMNTVYGGMQNLLSYAHQNGVSSMVLASTLEVYGAVTDDRRALTEDMQGYLDPMATRSSYPLAKRAAEALCHNYADEYGVHVKVARLAQTFGAGVNGNDNRVFAQFARSVMKNEDIILHTTGELCRCYCYTIDAVTAMLYILLRGKDGEAYNVANEDTYISIREMAELVASTFNPQRVKVVIQPQEGLGYSPTTKLRLATQRIQELGWKPHYGLKEMFRRLILSMEEELV encoded by the coding sequence ATGAAGGAAAGAATACTAAAAGAAGATATAAGCTATTTTGCTGATACGTTTCCTTTCTCAGCAGCATTGGAAGGGAAGACGATTGCTGTAACGGGGGCAACAGGGTTGTTGGGCGCGTGTATGGTACGTTGCCTGTTGGCTCTACACACAGAAAAAGGTATCAACTTACACGTGGTGGCTGTTGTAAGGAACGTGCAGAAAGCAGAGAGAATGTTTGGTGAGGAGAGCGATGAAATCAGCTATTATTCCTACGACTTCTCTTGTGTTGAACCATTCACACCCACGAAAAAGATAGACTACCTCTTTCATTTTGCTGCTCCGACAGCTTCAAAAGATTTTATAGAACACCCTGTAGAGACGATGAACACCGTCTATGGGGGTATGCAGAACCTATTGTCTTACGCCCATCAGAATGGAGTAAGTTCGATGGTATTAGCCTCAACGTTAGAAGTCTATGGTGCTGTCACTGACGACCGACGCGCACTCACGGAAGACATGCAGGGCTATCTTGACCCAATGGCAACTCGTAGCAGTTATCCGTTAGCAAAGAGAGCTGCCGAAGCTTTGTGCCATAATTACGCAGACGAGTATGGTGTTCACGTGAAGGTGGCACGTTTGGCACAGACTTTCGGTGCTGGTGTGAATGGTAATGACAATCGTGTCTTTGCACAATTTGCACGCAGTGTTATGAAGAATGAGGATATCATCCTACATACGACAGGCGAGCTCTGTCGTTGCTATTGCTATACGATAGATGCCGTTACGGCAATGCTATATATTCTCTTGCGTGGTAAGGATGGCGAAGCATATAATGTAGCAAACGAAGACACTTATATCTCTATCCGTGAGATGGCAGAGTTGGTTGCTTCGACGTTTAATCCTCAGAGAGTAAAGGTGGTGATACAGCCACAAGAGGGGTTAGGATATTCGCCAACAACAAAGCTTAGACTTGCCACACAGCGTATTCAGGAGTTAGGATGGAAACCTCATTATGGGTTAAAGGAGATGTTCCGTCGTCTCATCCTTTCAATGGAGGAAGAACTGGTATGA
- a CDS encoding IspD/TarI family cytidylyltransferase: MNIAVIFAGGSGLRMHTKSRPKQFLDLNGKPIIIYTLELFDNHSDIDAIVVACIEGWIPFLEKQLRKFEINKVVKIIPGGKSGQESIYKGLCAAEEYAQSKGVSDEETTVLIHDGVRPLITEETITDNIKKVEEVGSCITCIPATETLIVKQADDALEIPSRADSFIARAPQSFRLIDIITAHRRSLAEGKADFIDSCTMMSHYGYKLGTIIGPMENIKITTPTDFFVLRAMVKVHEDQQIFGL; the protein is encoded by the coding sequence ATGAACATAGCAGTAATCTTTGCAGGAGGTTCTGGACTACGTATGCACACGAAGTCGCGCCCTAAGCAGTTTCTTGACCTAAATGGAAAGCCGATAATCATCTATACATTAGAGTTGTTTGACAACCACTCGGATATAGATGCTATTGTTGTAGCATGTATTGAAGGCTGGATTCCTTTCCTTGAGAAGCAGCTTCGTAAGTTTGAGATTAATAAGGTAGTGAAGATTATACCAGGTGGAAAGTCTGGACAGGAGTCTATCTACAAAGGACTGTGCGCTGCAGAGGAATATGCGCAGAGTAAGGGTGTAAGCGACGAAGAGACAACCGTTCTTATTCACGATGGTGTTCGTCCGCTGATAACAGAAGAGACGATAACAGATAACATCAAGAAAGTTGAAGAAGTAGGGAGTTGTATCACTTGTATCCCAGCAACAGAAACACTTATCGTGAAGCAGGCTGACGATGCTTTGGAGATTCCTTCGCGTGCCGATTCGTTCATTGCTCGTGCACCACAGAGTTTTCGTTTGATTGATATAATAACTGCACATCGACGCTCCTTGGCGGAAGGAAAAGCCGATTTCATCGATTCTTGTACGATGATGAGCCACTATGGTTATAAGTTAGGGACGATTATCGGACCGATGGAGAATATTAAGATTACGACCCCAACAGACTTCTTTGTGCTGCGTGCGATGGTGAAGGTGCATGAGGATCAGCAGATATTCGGATTGTAA
- a CDS encoding LicD family protein, with translation MIETFNTGETQESLRQEYNPDGSVLRKAQLRLLDMAIYLQETAKKIGVPCRLDGGNVLGAMRHGGFIPWDDDIDMVVDYKDFKRLCDYLKVHPHPQYILQDNETDPGFYKEWACLRDLKSENRSHDNQQSADRRMHEAQKFRGLHVDIFPYEGNMIPWLQRLAAKLSVNVNLKLAGRYPLLAQMSYKFLHVIVFPVFRLVGKLFGNPDLYMHSYGAWFYEQNPRRCMIPHKDIVFEGHTFEGPADADELCRIAYGNYMDLPPRDKRDRHKIDVVFK, from the coding sequence ATGATTGAAACTTTCAACACAGGAGAGACACAAGAAAGCCTCCGACAGGAATATAACCCAGACGGCTCTGTGCTAAGAAAAGCGCAGTTGCGACTTCTCGACATGGCTATCTATCTGCAGGAAACAGCGAAGAAGATAGGTGTTCCTTGCCGACTTGATGGCGGAAATGTGTTAGGAGCAATGCGTCATGGGGGATTTATTCCTTGGGATGATGACATTGACATGGTTGTAGACTACAAGGATTTCAAACGTCTCTGTGACTATTTGAAGGTGCATCCACACCCTCAATACATCTTACAAGACAACGAGACGGACCCTGGTTTCTATAAGGAATGGGCTTGTCTGCGTGACTTAAAGAGCGAGAACAGAAGTCATGATAATCAGCAGAGTGCTGACCGAAGAATGCATGAGGCGCAGAAGTTCAGAGGACTTCATGTAGACATCTTCCCTTATGAGGGTAATATGATTCCTTGGTTGCAGCGTTTGGCAGCCAAACTATCCGTCAATGTGAATTTAAAGTTAGCCGGTCGTTATCCTCTCTTGGCACAAATGAGTTATAAGTTTCTACATGTTATCGTCTTTCCTGTGTTCCGCTTGGTTGGGAAACTGTTTGGTAATCCCGACCTCTATATGCATTCTTACGGTGCATGGTTTTATGAGCAGAATCCGCGTCGTTGCATGATACCACATAAAGACATCGTCTTTGAAGGTCATACCTTTGAAGGGCCAGCCGATGCTGATGAGTTATGTCGTATCGCCTATGGGAATTACATGGACTTACCACCAAGGGACAAGCGTGATAGACACAAGATAGATGTCGTCTTTAAGTAA
- a CDS encoding lipopolysaccharide biosynthesis protein, translated as MEKETLKEKTAKGLFWGALNNGTMQLLNIVIGIFLARLLTPTDYGLVGMLAVFTAIAGALQESGFTAALANMERPTDNDYNSVFWFSAIMGWISYIVLFFSAPLIAAFFHHSELISLSRFVFVSLLFSSIGTAPSAYLFKNMMVKETALLRITCLIVSGVVGIILALKGYAYWSLAWQQVLYISLTSLWRFFIIPWRPSFHIEFTPVKKMFSFSYKILVTTIVNTISQNILTFIFGRLYSAKVVGNFSQAFKWDAMASTFVSGTVSQVAQPVLVEVNNDLKRQVNVFRKMMRFTAFLVFPAMFGLAMISHEFIILLISDKWVESIPLLRILCISGAFLPFYTMYQNLILSRGKSAVYMWCTVLLIVAQVGLIILCYQQGIVFMVSVYTAITVLWLGVWQFFAHKEIGIRFIDILKDIYPYLLTSVAVMISTYLITLWIQNLLLLLLTRVVLAALLYYIVMKMGGSQTLKECLNYFHRKKG; from the coding sequence ATGGAAAAAGAAACACTCAAGGAGAAAACAGCCAAAGGACTCTTTTGGGGTGCATTGAACAATGGTACAATGCAACTGCTGAATATTGTCATTGGAATCTTTTTGGCACGTCTGCTCACGCCAACCGACTATGGATTGGTGGGAATGTTAGCTGTTTTTACAGCGATTGCGGGGGCATTGCAGGAAAGTGGATTTACTGCTGCACTTGCCAATATGGAGCGTCCAACGGATAATGATTATAACTCTGTCTTTTGGTTTAGTGCTATAATGGGTTGGATTTCATATATAGTTCTCTTCTTTTCAGCCCCTCTGATTGCAGCTTTCTTTCATCATTCAGAACTTATCAGCCTATCCCGTTTTGTCTTTGTATCACTGCTTTTTTCATCAATAGGTACGGCTCCATCAGCTTATCTATTTAAAAACATGATGGTTAAAGAGACTGCTCTGCTGCGTATCACCTGCCTTATTGTTTCGGGTGTGGTAGGAATCATCTTAGCATTAAAGGGTTATGCTTATTGGAGTTTGGCTTGGCAGCAAGTGCTTTATATCAGCCTTACAAGTCTGTGGCGCTTCTTTATCATCCCTTGGCGACCCTCTTTTCACATCGAATTTACACCTGTAAAGAAGATGTTTTCCTTTAGTTATAAGATTCTTGTGACGACAATTGTCAACACGATTAGTCAGAATATTCTAACCTTTATCTTCGGTCGTTTATACTCAGCAAAGGTGGTGGGTAACTTCTCTCAAGCCTTCAAGTGGGACGCAATGGCAAGCACGTTTGTCTCAGGGACAGTGTCACAAGTAGCACAACCAGTATTGGTAGAGGTGAATAATGACCTCAAAAGGCAAGTAAATGTGTTTAGAAAAATGATGCGTTTTACCGCCTTTTTGGTCTTTCCCGCTATGTTCGGATTAGCGATGATATCGCACGAATTTATCATTCTTCTTATATCAGATAAATGGGTAGAGAGTATTCCTTTGTTGCGTATTCTTTGTATTAGCGGTGCCTTCCTACCCTTTTATACAATGTATCAAAACCTCATCCTCAGTCGGGGTAAGTCTGCTGTCTACATGTGGTGTACGGTCTTATTAATCGTAGCACAGGTAGGACTCATTATCCTTTGTTACCAACAAGGAATCGTTTTTATGGTGAGTGTCTATACAGCTATTACTGTCCTTTGGTTGGGTGTGTGGCAGTTCTTTGCACATAAAGAGATTGGAATACGCTTCATAGATATCCTTAAGGATATTTACCCTTATCTATTAACATCTGTTGCGGTAATGATTTCTACCTATCTCATTACCTTATGGATACAGAATCTTCTACTTCTATTATTGACGAGAGTCGTCTTGGCAGCCCTGCTTTATTATATCGTAATGAAGATGGGAGGTTCGCAAACACTGAAGGAATGTCTCAATTATTTTCATCGTAAGAAAGGGTAA
- a CDS encoding glycosyltransferase yields the protein MENKASVSIVLCTYNGEKYVREQIDSLLAQSYPIHEIIIQDDGSTDQTWEILQAYASKHSVIRTFKNEGEHGVNANFLSALHRAKGDYIAISDQDDIWERDKIEIQMRCIGDKLLCSGHSCPFSTDGSFAYFDNRPRNVNIFRMMFLGLPGHTLLCKRALINLLPPLESPVFKVTLYDAVLSIIAASYDSIVYCNKVLVNFRRHAEATTYNDYSSSLPSWRNALTELTWSLNHYKEIRKKVVPIFQGKLILMEGLHSNIRDFIEAREAMRMETKQGVFAFLRLQYLLTKNYKKLFHTPGGGPVKLLRAMLYPIMQLYMYH from the coding sequence ATGGAAAACAAAGCCTCTGTGTCAATAGTCCTCTGTACTTACAACGGTGAGAAATACGTGAGGGAGCAGATAGACTCACTGCTCGCTCAGTCTTATCCTATCCATGAGATTATCATTCAAGATGATGGTTCGACGGATCAGACATGGGAGATACTACAAGCGTATGCGTCAAAACATTCTGTTATTCGTACTTTTAAGAATGAAGGTGAACATGGTGTTAATGCGAATTTCCTTTCTGCATTGCATCGTGCAAAAGGTGATTACATTGCCATCTCCGATCAAGATGATATCTGGGAGAGGGATAAGATAGAAATACAGATGCGATGTATAGGAGATAAGCTGCTATGTAGTGGACACTCATGTCCCTTTTCAACAGATGGTTCCTTTGCTTATTTCGACAATAGACCACGCAATGTGAATATCTTTCGAATGATGTTCTTAGGTCTACCGGGTCATACCTTATTATGTAAGCGAGCATTGATTAATCTCCTACCACCCCTCGAGAGTCCTGTTTTTAAGGTCACCCTTTACGATGCAGTATTGAGTATTATTGCCGCATCTTACGACAGTATCGTGTATTGTAATAAGGTGTTAGTGAACTTCCGACGCCATGCAGAGGCCACTACCTACAATGATTATAGTAGTAGTCTACCCTCATGGAGGAATGCTCTGACCGAACTAACGTGGAGTCTGAACCATTATAAAGAGATACGCAAGAAGGTTGTCCCCATCTTTCAAGGTAAGCTCATATTGATGGAGGGCTTACATTCAAATATACGCGATTTCATCGAAGCTCGCGAAGCAATGCGAATGGAGACCAAGCAGGGCGTCTTTGCTTTCTTACGTTTACAGTATCTACTAACGAAGAACTATAAGAAGCTCTTTCATACACCAGGTGGCGGACCAGTCAAACTACTTCGTGCTATGCTTTATCCTATCATGCAGTTGTACATGTACCACTAA
- a CDS encoding DUF6080 domain-containing protein, which translates to MWMKFIKIRKDERLSVCLFLLWQLIMHATVIIPYYSVFSKISKDYRKNFLDWFHVSGFDPLTYCVVTDWTTAYDVHRHPLLAFFYYPVYLINQGLMSLLGINCVQFLVAIVLLISSLYAFLLMMRIGKDLLHISQRESSVLAFLLFSFAYVLLAAISPDHFILSLFLILLVIYVTGKQMAERKPLKRWQTIVFFILTAGVSLNNGLKVLLADIFSKGKRFFHPKNLIFVVILPAAAIWSFSLWEYKTFVADSVNTRKAHEKKAVMDEKTKMWKEFSDTTHLKDSQQQTEAFALLWKKHRKAQLKAKYSAPQYAHAGTPVSKKQFLIWTDVTTSRCETLVENLFGESIQLHQKYTLCDVIRDRPVFVSYNWVVNYIVEGLIVLLFLSGIWAGKRSKLMWMCLSFFALDMILHIALGFGINEVYIMTAHWAYVIPLCIGCLIKSMKGGIRHAITLLTALIAFYLIVYNSALIIFTL; encoded by the coding sequence ATGTGGATGAAGTTTATTAAAATAAGAAAAGACGAGCGTCTTTCGGTTTGTTTATTCCTCCTGTGGCAGCTTATTATGCACGCCACAGTGATAATTCCTTACTATTCGGTGTTCTCAAAAATATCAAAGGATTATCGGAAGAACTTCCTCGATTGGTTTCATGTGTCTGGCTTTGACCCACTCACTTACTGCGTTGTTACCGATTGGACTACAGCCTACGATGTGCATAGACACCCTTTGTTGGCTTTCTTCTACTATCCAGTCTATCTTATCAATCAGGGATTAATGAGCTTATTAGGCATTAACTGTGTACAGTTCCTTGTAGCCATTGTCCTTCTCATTAGTTCCCTTTATGCGTTCCTATTGATGATGCGAATAGGAAAAGACCTCCTTCATATTTCGCAACGAGAGTCTTCTGTGCTCGCTTTCTTACTCTTCTCCTTCGCATACGTACTATTAGCAGCTATCTCACCCGACCATTTCATCCTTTCGTTATTCCTTATTCTCTTAGTGATTTATGTGACAGGTAAGCAGATGGCAGAGCGTAAACCATTGAAGAGATGGCAGACGATAGTCTTCTTTATTCTTACTGCTGGCGTGTCACTTAATAATGGGTTAAAGGTGTTATTGGCTGATATTTTCTCAAAGGGAAAGCGTTTCTTTCATCCTAAGAACCTTATCTTTGTTGTAATCTTACCTGCCGCAGCCATTTGGAGCTTTAGTCTTTGGGAGTATAAAACGTTTGTTGCCGATAGTGTCAATACACGAAAGGCACACGAAAAGAAAGCTGTAATGGATGAGAAAACCAAGATGTGGAAAGAGTTTAGCGATACTACGCATCTTAAAGACAGTCAACAACAGACAGAAGCGTTTGCGTTACTATGGAAAAAACACCGAAAGGCACAGTTGAAGGCAAAGTATAGCGCACCACAATATGCTCATGCTGGTACGCCAGTGAGTAAGAAACAGTTCTTGATTTGGACAGATGTGACTACTTCTCGGTGTGAGACACTCGTTGAAAACCTCTTTGGTGAGTCTATACAGTTGCACCAGAAGTATACGCTATGTGATGTTATTCGCGACCGTCCAGTCTTTGTTAGTTATAATTGGGTCGTAAACTATATTGTTGAGGGGCTTATCGTCTTACTCTTTTTAAGTGGAATCTGGGCTGGAAAACGTAGTAAGCTGATGTGGATGTGTTTGTCATTCTTCGCCCTTGACATGATACTTCATATAGCCTTAGGGTTTGGTATTAACGAGGTATATATTATGACTGCGCATTGGGCTTACGTCATACCATTGTGTATAGGTTGCTTGATAAAGTCAATGAAAGGTGGGATTAGGCATGCTATCACCCTATTGACAGCCTTGATAGCTTTCTACCTCATTGTTTATAACAGTGCTCTAATTATCTTCACACTATAG
- a CDS encoding GtrA family protein, giving the protein MLKNEIKNKKKLGEIVRFIIVGSSAAAIQYGTYLLLICWLQPLIANTIAYLVSFTFNYIASTRYTFRVKSTTKRGVGFIFSHIINFLLQSFCLKIFLLLGLSKQIALIPMFAICVPINFLLVRFFLHRK; this is encoded by the coding sequence ATGCTGAAGAATGAAATAAAGAACAAGAAAAAGCTCGGTGAAATCGTACGTTTTATCATCGTTGGATCATCAGCCGCAGCCATACAATACGGCACATATTTGCTATTAATATGCTGGCTACAGCCCCTCATTGCAAATACCATTGCTTACCTTGTTAGCTTCACATTCAACTATATCGCTTCCACACGTTACACCTTCCGTGTAAAGTCGACTACCAAACGAGGCGTAGGCTTCATCTTTTCGCATATCATCAACTTCCTTTTGCAAAGTTTCTGCCTGAAAATCTTCCTTCTTTTAGGTCTCAGCAAGCAGATAGCATTGATTCCTATGTTCGCTATCTGTGTTCCAATCAACTTCCTTTTAGTACGCTTTTTCTTACATAGGAAGTAA